TACTGAATACCTAAAATTCCTTGTCTAAAAAAGCTTATTCTGTAGCATCCCAAATTGTGGTCTAATCCCCTCTCTTGATTTGAAACCAAACCAGCATCCTATCCAATGTCTTGTCCTTTCTTTTGTGATATGTTTGTGCAGAATTgcatattagaattttttttttttttagttaactttAGTActctttgtttctgttttgaCTGCTTTCATTTCAGCCAAAGATTGCAAACCAAGGCAAGAAGATGTTACAGATGTTACAAATCAAAGCAAAGTCTATTCTGATggtatgttgttttaatatgGTGGTTGCATTATAGAATTCATATTGTCTCTTTATAGATAAGCATTTCAGATGTGTCCTCTACTGTAATTAAGACATAATGAGCATATCTGCTTCTAGTTTTTCAATTATTCAGCCGATATGAAAGGTATTCTGAATGGTCATTGATTGTTCAGCAGTCCATAAACACATCACACCTATATACAAGTTTCTTCCCTTCTAATTATTTTTATCAGAAAGAAAGCAAGGGTGTACTAGATCAGCAGTCTGCAACCGGTGGTCCACTAGAAcatttttggtggtccgcagctctggccaggcTGCCCTTCAGtggagtggggtcaggagaaggaccccactgggagggcGCACCGTTCGTATGGATCATAGACTCAgagcagtgggcgggttgtgtctctgggtggcttctggtatcatgatgtcactctgggggatgtttctttgagtgacacacagctctaTGTGCATGCATGGCacggagtctgtgaaattagtggtgcGTGACATCcaaatggttggggaccactgtactagATCATTTGCACACAAAGAAACAATTTTCTTACTTACAATATTAACCAGCATGTTTGATCTATCCACAAAtgtatgaaacacaaaaaaaatggtcTATGATTGGTCGAATGTATAATTCCTTTGATATTCAATTGGAAGGAAATAACAGACTAGTCGTAAGAAAGGTGACAGAAAGGGGAATGTGACGGAATCTAAGACGCTCCTTTTCAAAGATTATTTGCAGCTCTGCTTACATTCCTTCCTTACATAGGCTCCATTCTGTGCCAGGACAGACTACCACTTTTGTCCAGCAATTGTTTAATCCTGGCCTAACCAATAAAAACGACTGAAGACCCCAAATCTTAAAGATAGACCATTGCAGTTTCAAAGCTGTAGAAGGGCACTTTGTAAAGTAAGTGTGCCATAATTTGCAAATATCCTGAGGTTACTTTCACATTATGGCAAAAAATTATTGGGGCCCAACATACAGCAAGGGAAATAAGTATTAAACTTGTGTTCAATACCTATTTCCCGTACTGTAAATgtggtttagatctgctttacaAACTTGAAACCCCTTATCCTGATGTAGAGGAGaatggagtggggggggggggggggggtttaggatTGCGGTATAGCAAAACACAATTGGGCAAGGGGTTCAATAAAGGCACTGTGTTGTCAGTTCACACTGGGAAATTAGCCACTGAGCGAATTCCAGTCAGGTTTGCTTTGCTGCACTGTCTTTATAGGGATAAAACATGGAGAATGTCATAagtactgcatgtttttttcacttgatgAAAAAACTTTACTTGGACACTACACATAATCTCTATGAACTTGACTTGCATATAATGATTATTAGCCCTTGTATCGCTGTTTCTCTTTGCTACTCTTAATAATACTTTCTCAATCTTTCAGATGAGGAGAATCAACCAGTAAGAGGTACCAAACATCAACCAGTAAGAGGTACCAAACATCAACCAGTAAGAGGTACATCTCACTGACAGTTTAACTAGTTCTGTAAAACTCTGTTAATCTTGTATAGTCTTTATTGTGAGTCCACATTCTAACAGAACTGTGTTCTACCTCCAGGTAACCATTGGCTCCCAATACTAACAGTTTTGGCTTTACTGCTTGCCATATTTTTGGGATGGATGTTAGTCCTAAAAAAGCCCTCCACAAGTCAAGCGGAAAAAGAACTCCAAGTCATGAAAACTTTCCAGGATGGATTTCGAAAGCTTCCATCTATTTTTTCTGGTCAGTCACAGGACTTATGGCTAAGAAGCCAACGGATACTAGAATTGCAACTTCGTCGTGGAAATGAAAACAAGGAACCTGCTATAATTTTATTAACTGCTGCCAAGGATGCAGAACACATGTTGCATTGTGTAGGCAACCATCTGGCAAAAACCTATGCTTCTACTCTTAACAGCAGCTACACTGTCCTCTCTGGGCTAGAAATGACCTCTGAAAACAGTGAAGATGTCAAGATGGATATTGACAAAAGGCTAAGTGCAGGTTTCCAGGCCAACAACAAAGCAGCAGTGCTACATCGTTTAGAATTACTGCCCCCTGGGTCGTTGATCATTCTATACAAATATTGTGACCACGAGAATGcagcttttaaaaacattgcacTAGTGCTAACAATGCTTTTGAGTAACTCCACATTGCAGACTGATATTGGGCTCGGTGAATTAGAGGAGACAGTCTATGACTTCTTGaaggaaacatttattaaacaaatcgAGTCCAGAACATCCCACAATGAAATGGATGGGGACAAGTTAGGGGGTGTGTGGAGTCGCATCTCACATGTCGTGTTGCCTGTGTTTCCTGGAAAACATTATGTGAAAGAATGAGGGGAGTCTAAACCCAGTTCATGAAAAAGGTGTTTTcattaagaaaaaacagaaatgggaTCGCTGCTCATTGTGAAACTCAGTTGctaaaggcaaagaaaaaatccCTAGGACACCCAGACTCAAGCTCAATCAAACTGCCCCAATCTTTAATGGATCACTGATGGCCCCCAGctgttgctgaaaacaaaatgaatatatgtCTTGGATGGCATTTTGTTATGAGATAGATGGCTAAATGTGCCGTTCTTATCAATTATAATGACGCAAACTTTGTGTAGATCCATGGGCAGCTAGTGACTTAATCTGAAGTCCCTTCATTGGCTAAAGCTCCTGCTCCAAATACCTCATATAAAAATGAGACTTACAAAGTGGAATTGTCTATTTAAAATTAAGACCTCTGCCACAGAGAAGAAATAGACATGAGAAAAATTACATCTATGACTAGGAGAATATTCCAGATTCTGAACtggttatatttttctttgttacaatTTGAGTACCTGCAAATAAAGAATCTGCAGACTGCTGTTGCTGACCTTATGAAGAGCTGTCTATGACTTCGGTACACAATCACAGATCCTGAATAAGCATGTAACTAGTGAAACTAGAGCTCTTTGATTATTTGACCCAGAAAGTATAATGGATCAGTTTGGAAGCTAGGAGAAGGAGTTGGCTATGGCAACCCATGTATTTCTCTTCACACTAGGGTGATCCTCTGGTAAAATAGAAAATGGTATACCAAAGTTAGTCGTAAGCTACTTTTGAAGAACTCCACTAAGTCCTGAATTCACTAAGTGAATCTAAAATTGCCATATaagaaaaaccttttattttagacAGCAAGCATAGCTGTTTCTGTAAGAATAAAGTGGTGTTCATTTACCACTATCTACTGTGTTCTTTCTGGCAACTTTAGTTCTAAAAGTCTCAATTGAATATTGGAAGCACCTATGTATGGTCTGTTTTTGGTGCAACAAAATCCCAAAACAAGGTGTTGCTCAGCTGAGCATTGATTCTGTATGATTCCATATCCAGCCTTTTTTTCCtgataaaatctaatttttgccATCCATTGGGGTCCTAAATTCGCACTGTGACTCAGCCAGATTAAAACATAATGTACTACAAAATGATCCTTGGTAAACTCAAATGTGTACTTCTCAAGGGTCCTTGTTTAACCTCCCGAGCGGTAAGCGCGAGTATggctcaggggaaaaaaaaacggCTGAAAAGCGGTAAGAGTGGCTCGggggaactaaaaaaaataaaaaagcctttcCTGGTCACatcagcatcctccagtgtcctgccattcttTGGTTGATCTGTCCACCGGCGAGTGTGCTGACGCTCCCTGGGAGTTTCAGGTGAAGTTGATGCGTGCGCCCACCGCTAGGGGtgcagcgggaatttcaaattattttgtattgcattcagtacaaaataactattaaatgcaatacactgcatgtttatgtctaaaagcggtacattgtctttcatgaaattttttttttacagtataatataatagtatgagtataattaagtttgaaacacaaaatcatgtcaaagtttattaaaatgtattattaaatttatttttttacattttttaactattatactattattttatactgtaaaataaattttcatgaaggacaatgtactgcttttagacatataaatccagatagAAATGAACTGCCCGGGAGGTTAAAAAGCACCTCTAAATAAATAATTCACCTCTGTAAATGTCCCAGTGGAAGCATACTACTTCCAAGGCTGTAACATCACCTGCTTTGaagcaaaataactttatttttgggGTTCCAGAACTAACGTGCCCCTAGAGCTAGAGAATGGCATCTTCCAAATGAGGTACCTTACCCTGGCCCTTTGGTTAgtgtataaattaaattattaataaatagaatttatatagtgccaacatattacacagcgctgtagattaaatagagGTAGAAAgtgacagactgatacaaacaatgacacaggatgggaagaggaccctgctcagaagagcttacaatctaagaggagggggaagtagcacacaaaaggagggaGGGGGGGTTATAGGTATAGTATTGGTATTGTACAACTCACAGCAGTCAACTGAATTTAAAATGGCAATAGAGAAAATTTTTTTAGGTATGTCCAAACAAGAggctgaagaaaataaaaatgaaattatattgaTCTTGGGATAGATGaatatgctttgttttatttGGCTTGTCCTTGatgaatttggggaaaaaaatacacagagaaaCTTAGGATATTATTTCTAACACTGTCGCTGATCCAATGGCTGCTATACTTTTACTGATCCATAATGCAGGAGTTTTGGCTTCATCTTTTGCTTGCTTCCCGTTTGTGATTGAAAGTACCAAAGTCATTAAACAGAATGACAGCATTGAGCAAATGGAGATAAGAACAACCTAATTCTCTTATTACATCTTTCCAAAAAGTTATCCTGGGAGTTGGGAGGCTGAAGTCACTAATTAGCAATGCAAAACGTGGTCTTCTAGTAGACTCACAGGCCTTTCTGTAATGCTACACATTGTGCTCCATTTATAAAGCTATGATTATGTGTGTGTTGCATTAATAGAGAGTCTGTGACATACTGCAGGCTCCATAGTATGCCACAGACTTTTGTGTCACATGGgcctgcatttatgaatggaccATAAAACACAGGCTGCAATATGGAGTAACTTTATGGAGTATAGCAGTTATGCTTTCTGCTATAAATTGGCCCCCCTGGAAGAATGTGTAATTTTCACCACAgtctattaaaattaaaatgtcttaaaaatagAGATGAGTCCTACACATGACCTTTCCAGGGTTAATAAATACACCTTgttgtatttgtgtgtatatatagaggattttttgtattattgttgtgAATACACTGGTGTACCAGTTGGCAGCTAAGAGTAAAGGCTTGGGAGGACTGGGCATGGGTAGAATAAAGGATTTCACTTTATTCCATTCTCTGCAagggtaacatttttttcctacaatatAGAGTTagggttaaaaatgtatataaatgttttttttttaatatctttattatgCCTCATTGTGTAGAGTTTCCTTAAGCAAATAGCCTTATTATAAACCTATTACAATGTTTCTTACCTGTTGTAAACTACTGCTTTCTAATTTGCCATTAACCTGCCCTTCAAGTTCCTGTGTTGGCTATTGGTTTTCCTCCCTGATAAACCAGACTAGCAGCTTGGTCACTAACTGAAAAGAGCGAACCTTGTAGGAAGATCATGCTGCTTGTACTGGGGAGCCAATAGTTTATTATCGTCACCCTGCAACAGAAAGTGCTCTTATTTTCTGGATCTTTTGATAACTGTATACATTGTGACATATTgccaaacatatttaaaaaaaatgtggtttaccTACACTTTAAAGGCTATTTTTGTCTTACTCTATTACAGTTTGGCAACCTTTGATAGCATGCCCTGCAGCTTTATTGTATCAGTAGAAAGCTATTTAGTTTCACTCTGTATCTCATACCTACTTATTCAGCAAGAATGGCCATACACTTGCTTGGCAAGGCTGATTCTAGTACTAGCTCACCCTGGCATTGAGGTTGCAGAGTGGTTTTCGCTTACTTAACACCGGCAATCATTCCGCTGTTAAGATGCTTCTTGCATTGTTTCCCCAATGGCAGCCTATgggggaatgaataggggctgttTACTATCACCTTCTGATTGCCCATCCAAACAACATAAGAACTCATTGATGTTGAATGAACATCCTGGTTCCGAGGACAGgcagcaaaactaaaataaaaggtttgtcttCAGTTGAGCTAAGTGCACACGTTATACTTTTGTCAAAATGACAA
This portion of the Pyxicephalus adspersus chromosome 8, UCB_Pads_2.0, whole genome shotgun sequence genome encodes:
- the LOC140336597 gene encoding torsin-1A-interacting protein 1-like — its product is METRSGRKNDGQRETERTRSDKDYDLRRPPIKQFRDDDIRQPPFRQSRRGRGDDYKGDGEVNRIDTVKKDKTLSSQGDSLKDFTSQNRKSDQNSSEEDDNSSSANDDGDGNDIEKKKNTKQQYISASHSNFSLRKGKDDKNVGKPKQRQAKDCKPRQEDVTDVTNQSKVYSDDEENQPVRGTKHQPVRGTKHQPVRGNHWLPILTVLALLLAIFLGWMLVLKKPSTSQAEKELQVMKTFQDGFRKLPSIFSGQSQDLWLRSQRILELQLRRGNENKEPAIILLTAAKDAEHMLHCVGNHLAKTYASTLNSSYTVLSGLEMTSENSEDVKMDIDKRLSAGFQANNKAAVLHRLELLPPGSLIILYKYCDHENAAFKNIALVLTMLLSNSTLQTDIGLGELEETVYDFLKETFIKQIESRTSHNEMDGDKLGGVWSRISHVVLPVFPGKHYVKE